Proteins found in one Blastocatellia bacterium genomic segment:
- a CDS encoding peroxiredoxin family protein translates to MLVLLAVSLSLNVHLGWRVRQLENAFGSPGNSIFLSIGMTVPPVMATDLKGKQETISYAGYSMPTVLYIFSPTCVWCDLNTENIKTLVAFSRNTFRFIGLSLTEAELQEYLNIHQLNFPVYELLPDTIGRLGLGVTPQTIVVSPEGKVLRNWIGAYGGRTQREVEAYFGIALPGLPSKELNEGASSFSSCGYCIRDGLVYSVGAVIKIGNHRWRCNEGGQWAKL, encoded by the coding sequence GACAACTGGAAAATGCCTTTGGTAGTCCCGGAAACTCGATCTTTCTTTCAATAGGTATGACTGTTCCGCCTGTAATGGCCACAGATCTGAAGGGTAAGCAGGAGACGATTTCCTATGCAGGCTACAGTATGCCAACGGTGCTTTACATCTTTTCTCCGACGTGCGTATGGTGTGACCTCAACACTGAAAACATAAAAACGCTGGTGGCCTTCAGCAGAAACACTTTCCGTTTTATTGGACTGTCACTGACCGAAGCTGAGCTGCAAGAATATCTGAATATACATCAGCTCAACTTCCCAGTTTATGAATTATTGCCTGACACTATCGGCAGGCTTGGTCTTGGGGTAACGCCACAAACCATTGTGGTCTCACCTGAGGGCAAGGTTCTGAGGAACTGGATCGGGGCGTATGGTGGGCGCACCCAACGCGAAGTGGAGGCTTATTTTGGCATTGCGCTTCCTGGTTTACCCTCGAAGGAGTTGAATGAGGGCGCGAGTTCTTTCTCAAGTTGCGGGTATTGCATTCGCGATGGGCTTGTTTATTCAGTGGGAGCCGTTATAAAGATTGGAAACCACCGATGGCGTTGTAATGAAGGTGGTCAGTGGGCTAAGCTTTAG